Proteins encoded by one window of Ictidomys tridecemlineatus isolate mIctTri1 chromosome 7, mIctTri1.hap1, whole genome shotgun sequence:
- the Rnpepl1 gene encoding aminopeptidase RNPEPL1, producing MAAQCCCRKAPGAEAAPARPPPEPPPALDVASASSAQLFRLRHLQLGLELRPEARELAGCLVLELCALRPAPRALVLDAHPALRLHSAAFRRAPAAAATETPCAFAFPAPGPGPPPPPLPAFPEGPGTEPASFPLAFRLDPFTDYGSSLTVTLPPELQAHHPFQVILRYTSTDAPAIWWLDPELTYGNAKPFVFTQGHSVCNRSFFPCFDTPAVKCTYSAVVKAPSGVQVLMSATQSVYLEEEGVYRFHMEHPVPAYLVALVAGDLKPADIGPRSRVWAEPCLLPTATSKLSGVVEQWLSAAERLYGPYMWGRYDIVFLPPSFPIVAMENPCLTFIISSILESDEFLVIDVIHEVAHSWFGNAVTNATWEEMWLSEGLATYAQRRITTETYGAAFTCLETAFRLDALHRQMRLLGEDSPVSKLQVKLEPGVNPSHLMNLFTYEKGYCFVYYLSQLCGDPQRFDDFLRAYVEKYKFTSVVAQDLLDSFLSFFPELKEQSVDCRAGLEFERWLNATGPPLAEPDLSQGSSLTRPVEALFQLWTAEPLDQAAASASAIDISKWRTFQTALFLDRLLDGSPLPQEVVMSLSKCYSSLLDSMNAEIRIRWLQIVVRNDYYPDLHRVRRFLESQMSRMYTIPLYEDLCTGALKSFALEVFYQTQGRLHPNLRRTIQQILSQGLGPGAEASTAPNAELARAGAEAGSDSAALLLGDEAPSSTISLRDVNVSA from the exons ATGGCGGCACAGTGCTGCTGCCGCAAGGCGCCTGGCGCGGAGGCCGCACCCGCCCGCCCGCCGCCCGAGCCGCCGCCCGCCCTGGACGTGGCCTCGGCCTCCAGCGCGCAGCTCTTCCGCCTCCGCCACCTGCAGCTGGGCCTGGAGCTGCGGCCCGAGGCGCGCGAGCTGGCTGGCTGCCTGGTGCTCGAGCTGTGCGCGCTGCGGCCCGCGCCCCGCGCGCTCGTGCTCGACGCGCACCCGGCCCTGCGCCTGCACTCGGCAGCCTTCCGCcgcgcccccgccgccgccgccaccgagACGCCCTGCGCCTTCGCCTTCCCCGCCCCGGGGCCGGGGCCCCCGCCGCCCCCGCTGCCCGCCTTCCCCGAGGGTCCCGGCACCGAGCCCGCCTCCTTCCCTCTGGCCTTCAGGCTGGACCCGTTCACCGACTATGGCTCCTCGCTCACGGTCACTCTGCCGCCTGAACTGCAGGCGCACCATCCCTTCCAGGTCATCCTGCGCTACACCTCGACCGACGCCCCCGCC ATCTGGTGGCTGGACCCAGAGCTGACCTACGGCAACGCCAAGCCCTTCGTCTTCACCCAGGGCCACTCCGTGTGCAACCGCTCCTTCTTCCCGTGCTTCGACACACCTGCCGTCAAGTGCACCTACTCAGCTGTGGTCAAG GCCCCATCAGGGGTACAGGTGCTAATGAGTGCCACCCAGAGTGTGTACCTGGAGGAGGAAGGTGTCTACCGCTTCCACATGGAGCACCCTGTGCCCGCCTACCTCGTGGCCCTTGTGGCTGGAGACCTCAAGCCAGCAGACATCGGACCCAG GAGCCGCGTGTGGGCAGAACCATGTCTCCTCCCCACGGCCACCAGCAAGCTGTCAGGGGTGGTGGAGCAGTGGCTGAGTGCGGCGGAGCGGCTCTACGGGCCGTACATGTGGGGCAG GTACGACATCGTCTTCCTGCCACCCTCCTTCCCCATCGTGGCCATGGAGAACCCCTGCCTCACCTTCATCATCTCCTCCATCCTGGAGAGTGACGAGTTTCTGGTCATTGATGTCATCCATGAGGTGGCCCACAGCTGGTTTGGCAATGCCGTCACCAACGCCACGTGggaggagatgtggctcagcgagGGCCTGGCCACCTACGCACAGCGCCGCATCACCACAGAGACCTACG GTGCCGCCTTCACCTGCCTGGAGACAGCCTTCCGCCTAGACGCCCTACACAGGCAGATGAGGCTCCTTGGAGAGGACAGTCCAGTCAGCAAGTTGCAGGTCAAGCTGGAGCCAG GCGTGAACCCCAGCCACCTGATGAACCTGTTCACCTATGAGAAGGGCTACTGCTTCGTGTACTACCTGTCCCAGCTCTGTGGAGACCCCCAGCGCTTCGACGACTTTCTCCGC GCCTATGTGGAGAAGTACAAGTTCACCAGCGTGGTGGCCCAGGACCTGCTGGACTCCTTCCTGAGCTTCTTCCCAGAGCTGAAGGAGCAGAGTGTGGACTGCCGGGCAG GGCTGGAGTTTGAGCGCTGGCTCAATGCCACGGGCCCACCGCTGGCCGAGCCGGACCTATCTCAGGGGTCCAGCCTGACCCGGCCTGTGGAGGCCCTGTTCCAGCTGTGGACGGCGGAGCCCCTCGATCAGGCAGCAGCATCAGCCAGTGCCATCGACATCTCCAAGTGGAGGACCTTCCAGACCGCACTCTTCCTGGACCGGCTCCTGGATGGGTCCCCACTGCCTCAGG AGGTGGTGATGAGCCTGTCCAAGTGCTACTCCTCCCTCCTGGACTCCATGAATGCCGAGATCCGCATCCGCTGGCTGCAGATTGTGGTGCGCAACGACTACTACCCAGACCTCCACCGGGTGCGGCGCTTCCTGGAGAGCCAG ATGTCGCGCATGTACACCATCCCACTGTATGAGGACCTCTGCACGGGTGCCCTCAAGTCCTTTGCGCTGGAggtcttctatcagacgcagggccggctgcaccccaatctgcgcAGAACCATCCAGCAGATCCTGTCCCAGGGCCTGGGCCCCGGTGCCGAGGCCAGCACTGCGCCCAACGCTGAGCTGGCCAGAGCTGGGGCAGAGGCAGGGTCAGACTCGGCAGCCCTGCTGCTTGGCGACGAGGCCCCCAGTAGCACCATCTCTCTCAGGGACGTCAACGTGTCTGCCTAG